The DNA window ATatggtattttaaattatatttcatttaaaataatatatattgaatcaatataaaatactgAAAAACTTGCatgaaattcttaaaaaattctcAAGGGAGTATAGGATTCAAATGAGTTGTTTGAacgaagaaaaatgaaaaataaacctAAACACAGTAACCGAATCTATGATAACTAAGCTCGGGTGCGAGGTCGAGCCCATGAAAGTGCTGGCCAGGCTCCTAGCCTGAGCGTGCGCCAACCATGGCCAGGCTGTTGCCtgggccataactttttttttatatatatatacctattaaatttaaatctatatatgattaaaatataaaatcaattttgaccGGAGCCTAAGATAATTTCCGTGTCACCCCTAGAGCTCCTGTTTTTAATGAATCCGGTTGCGAATCCTTGTGTCAAAATAATCATCATGTAgatataatgaaattaaaaaataacaatggcAGAAAATCCGGTGGGAAAGATTTTCACTATGTTAAGAGCTGGAAACTAAGGAAGTAGAAACAAGTAGTGCTAGCATTCGATGCTTTTCGCATATCTGAATCTCTGAAACTTTTactctcattttatttcttctctttcagtcctagcaaaaccaaaaccagataTACCACTGCTCAAGCATGATATCCTTCGCTTCCATCaagaaccaccaccaccaccaccccctTCTTTTCTGCGCATCTCCATCAAACTATAACCTACACACCAGACGGCTTCAAATGTTTTCCTCAGGCGTCATCCAATACTCGACCAATCTACAGGTTTCTTTTACGTCTTTCTCATTATACTGTCCCCATGCATTTCTCTGGCCTAATTTTTTGTTCTCGTATTATGATGGTAGTAGATGTTCTCTGTCCTCTGTTGCTCCTTTGGAAGCAATGCTTTTCGACATTGATGGAACATTGCGTGACTCAGATCCTCTCCATTTGTATGCTTTTCGCGAAATGCTTCGTGAGGTTACTTAATTCTGACCCTTCTGATTTCAATGGAGGAACTCCCATCACCGAGGAATTTTTCATCGAAAATATTAGTGGTAGGCATAATGAAGATCTGTGCCACATCCTCCTTTCTGATTGGGAAATCCAAAGATCCCGAAAGTTTATGGAAGATCAAGAAGCTATGTTTCAAAGGTAACTTACAATTCGATCTTCTTTTCTACAAGTTCGTAAGTTATCTTGCCTCAACTATAAGGAGTTGAAGGAGTGGAAATTAATGTTCAGGTTAGTATCAGAACAATTACAGCCTATGAAGGGCTTGCAAAAGTTGCGCAAATGGATCGAGGATTGCCGGTTTGAGAAGAGCTGCTGTTACTAATGCTCCAATATCAGATGCTGAGCTTTTAGCATCTATGTTAGGTCTGTCAGATTCCTTCGAAATTCTTGTTATTGGGAATGAATGTGACCGAGCAAAACCATTTCCTGACCCGTACCTGAAAGCTCTCCAAACACCTGACATTTCACATAAGCATGCTTTTGTGTTCCGAGGTTTTCCTTTTCACTTATTATTTCATGCTGCGCATAGAACTGCTGCTGGAACAAATTTTTGATGTTAGGTTTCCCCCTTTGTTATGGTTTTTGTTATACTAGGACTCTGTTTCAGGGATGGCAGCTGGGATGCCGGTAGTGGGGTTAGGTACTAGGAACCCTGAACAATTATTGACAGAAGCTACTTTTGTTGTTTAAGGATTTTGATGACCCAGATTTGTGGACAGAATTGGAAGAGCTGAACGCGACTGGTGTGACAAATCCAGGGGCAAATCACATATTACGCATGTACCAAGAATTAGTCATCAATGGCTGCACAACACCATTACCAAATGAAAGTAAGACTATAGTTTATTGGGCCTTGCTCCTTTGtatttcaaatgaaaatgaatcattttttttcagacTAGAATCCACATGACTTGTAAATACATCGGTAAGAAAATATCAGCGACCAGGAAAAAGAATTTCACCCATCAAGAGTCTGGATCGCCAATTTAAGCCGCTATAATACAAAAAGTATTTCATAAAGAGATTCAGTATAATACAAAGTATTTCAAATATAGATCCACCTTATCGAGCCCACGATACAGAATCAACCTCATCCCTAGCTGCCTTGTATAATTCAAGCCTCTTTGCACACTGCTGCCTTCTTTCCATCAATGCCGGGTCTTCATCTAATAACTGTGAAAGCTGCTTACCCTAAAATGCAAGTGAAAATTATTGACCGTCAAAGAGCAATCACATGCTTGGGACAAGTAACAAAATTGCACTtggccaaaagaaaaaagaataactcCAAGCATCCATGAGAGCAATCACATGCTTGGACCAACTAGCAAAATCACCCATggccaaaagaaagaaaataactcCAAGCAACCATTGAATTCCAACAAGAATTCGTGCAAATGAGTTCGATTATAAGATGCATATAAAATTCCAGGGATAGCGTACCTCTTTCTTCCCAATTTGTGTGTAGAAGTGGTTTAGCAATGAGTGTTTGGCTTCTCTAACTTGGCAATGAACCACAGCCTTGGGAATTGAGCTCTTGAGTGTCTCAGACACCATACCAACATAAGAGGACACGTTTGACCCGATCCTCCTGAAGTGCATCTCTGTATATCGGTCCACAGTTGAGGAAGCTGGATTTCCTCCATTATCCACTTCCTGAGGAAGCCTTCGAAAGAAATCCACAGTTAAATATGAAGATTCCATATCTACTAATCGAATAGCTGTCTTCTTACTACCCTCTCGGAACCTTTCCAAGGCCTGGTTAGCAGCACCAGCTAATTCAGCTTGCAGAGATGGAAAACGCCTTAATTCCTGTTTCATGTCATGGTGAAAATTCATGTTCTTGCTGATAGAAGAAAAATTGGTgcttataaaaagcaaaagcaaacaataggtaaaaattaaaaatttacctGAGTTTCTGCAATTGACTTCCTGACAAGCTCTTTCAAGACAAAGTGAACCTGGATAACAATATCCAAGTCAGCTAAGGATCTGGTGAAATTTCCATCGACCATTTTATCCCTTCCGGATAATTCAAAGAGATTTAAAATAAAGGTAAATGCAGAAATTTAGACTACTTACAGCATCCACAGAGGCTTCTGCTGGGCCTCTAAAATAATTCAGTGCGCTATCAATTAGACGACGGTAACCTTGCTCTGGAGCAATCAGATGTGGCTGATAACCATCTGCCTCTGAGACCACCCTCTTTACATTCTGAAGGGAGAGATGCCGATCAAATGGTAGCTTTCTCAAAGCAGCAGGGAGCTGATTATCGAAAACTCCATAAATGCGGTCACCTCCAGGTCGCCTGGAATTAAAAATCCGAAGGTCTTATTAGATGTGAGAAGGAGAGATTAACTAATCTATCTAAGATgttggagaaataaaaaaaaatgttattctaACCAatgtaaaaaatgatttttataatttttttgtgtaagGTTTAGACGTTTAGTTTGTCAAATATATAGCCATTTCGTTCATGTATAATCACGTTTACGTAAAGCAGAGTGCACAGTAGTTCATCCATAAGATAACCAAATCACCAGGGCACAAACCGGAATAGGCAAGTGACAATATTTAAGATCCCAACAAGTTCATTAGGGTTCAGAAATCAGAAGAAACTTAATCCCTAGCAgaaaggacttttcttaaagtATATCCAAAGATCATGAATATCAGAAATCAGAAGAAACTTAATCCCTAGCAgaaaggacttttcttaaagtATATCCAAAGATCACGAATATTAGACATAAAAGGTCAGGTTTGTCAGTTTCAACCTCCACAAGAGTGTGAACCACAATTTCCTTTCAAGAAATGGTTATCAAGAATTACCAGGGAagatattaatttcaattttaaagtttcttcatcaattacatctccttcaaaaaaaaaaaaaaaagaacatgaagaGCTCAATCGTAAAAACAAATTcgaacaaaataattataccaGCAAACTTATATAATCTCTAGGTGATCAATTGACAAACAAAAAAGCCTCAGTTCCATTAGTtctaaaacaattatttcaaaaacttttgTAGTTTCTAGACTAATTTTCAGACCATATAAGATTTCATCAAAATTCTCCATAGAAATTGAAAATTGCcttaattaaaatcttaaattgttTCTAATACAACTCAATCCACTAGAAATATTAACACTCTTGATCCCACATATTCATCATCTGATGAAAAAATCTTGGTTTCAATAAACTTGGATGGGAAGTGATGGAGTCACTGAAAAAACTTTAAAGGATTGATTAGGTTTTTCACAACTACAAATGGATTGATTAGGTTTTCCACATATTTTTGTGTGTTAGAGACCCTCTGATATTTAAGTCAGTTTAACCAAAAGTTTAAtaggaatgaaaagaaaaatgatcaaatGGCATAGAAACCGCGAGCAAAAATAGGTGTTTATGTGTTGTAGGAAGATGAGTGGTGTTGTGTATCGTTGAGCAGGGAGGTATTTATACATTTTGTTCGATGATTTACCGAGGAAGATTTACCTTGGAAAAATGAAGCGTAACATGGTAAAAATGAAGATGAAGCATAGCTCACCATAGTAGGGATAATGTTAATGTAGCTCATCATGTAAGAGTGGCTAATCTAATTTTTACAAGAATTGTAAAAGCATAAGTTTGTCAAGATGCTTAATTTGTGAAACAAGCAGCAGTTGATCCTGAAGAGGAAATCTTAATCCTTATTAGCcatagaaaaaacatttaatttggcCAAGTTATTGAACAATTAAAAGGGGATAGAGTGGGCATTGTAACTTACATGTGTGTGGTtagaatttttatatgaaaattataaaattattgaaatttatataaaaataaaggagagaAATTTTGGTCGGGCTAAGTATCATCATTTAGGCTGCAAATGGTGGTCCTTcgggaaaaatcaaattttttttatacatatattcaTCAATTACCTGCAGTTCTACCATCTCATAGCAAAAGGACCTACCCGTGACATGCGTTGTGAATTCATGTGCATTCATGGTTCCAACTAGACCGAATTCCTTGCCATTATCATTTTTCCAGCTTAGTGCATGCATAGGTTGAGTTAGTGCTAGCAGTGCATTTATTGGGTGCCCTTGATGTATAAAGGTAATGCATGTGGCGTGGAGAGCAGAAAATACATATGCACGCATAAAAAACCTAGCAAAAACTTCAATTCTTCTTATTCCTTCAACACAACTTTCCAATCTTCAGATTTTCATATCATTACACAAAGCCTTCACTCCCTTGTACTTTGAGCTAGACCATATAACACCCTGAAAAtttcttattgaaaaataaagattttttagcTCAACCACACAATACCTGATTGCATCtctcaaaattataatatttgttataACTTTTCTTGGAGTTACAACTACAACTAGAACCATGATAAACATAACTATTAGCAAACCCGGGTCTTGTTACTTTTTGCGGCAATGCCAACATTTCTTTGTTTAGAGCTAGACTAATACCAGATAACAAGAGCTAGAAACAAGAGAATATTTTTTCCTCGTGAGTTCATTCATTGTAACATTTCTTGCTTAAGCTAATTTCTTCACACGATGTAACCTGACATGCATACCATAAAAGTGTACTAGCACAACAAATTGCATTTCATTCTTAGAAGTTCACAAAATTACCAACCATACTTCTATCCAGGAGTAAGTcaccatttattttgttttaaagtagTTAGGTATAACTGAGTGGTTCATGAAAACattatctaataataaaaatgccaCCATAAACATTTTTCATTTGTATGATGATATTTGTCTCTGTACCACAAAttacagataaaataaataatgatttattagGAGTTGGTTACCATGATAAAATTCCTTATCATGATGATAACATAATGTGTGGGACGTCTGAAATAATTGTTCCCGTGAGTATATTCAGATATAGATATACACTCTCTTTTACTAATTTTGTGAGAAATGTATTCCTTAATTATGAGATGTGTTTTGAGTATGATTTACCCTTATAATTGGGTAATACTTGCGTCCTTTAAGAGGTTTATAAGACACTTTGGAGAAACTCCTTTTGTGTTTGTCTTCAAAAACTGTTTTGAGTTGAGGTGGTGTGCCTAGAGTAGATTGAACCCAACCCAATTCTTCATATTTTATCGTCATCCTCACAGTCCTTTGACAAATGTATTTCAGGGTAAATTAGAGTTCATACCTGGATTGAGAGGTAAATAGATTATCGTAAAATACATTAGtcctttggaaaaaaaattatgtaatcaACCCTGGAATAGCCGAGATAGATATAATGTGATGTTTTTGGCTAAAGGGTTTCCTTTACAACAATGTGAATAGGgtcatatttaattttctttctacctCACACTTTGATATCTtgttctgtgtttttttcaagTAGTTCTAGTTCCCTTAAACAAGTCAGGAGAGCTTAACAATGAGagattattaatattgaagagGAGGGTActcaagagaagagaagagttACGTAGTGAGGAGATAAAGCATAATAGAGATTTCAAACATGTAACTGCTAGGCTAACAGTTGCACGCAATCATGTTAGTCTTCAATCTACAAAGAAATTAGGTTCTCCAATTGTACATCTCATGATTGAGGCTATTATGGTAGATTCTCCACCTCCACCATCTTTTCCTCTATCTTCGTTTTCACATTCTAAAATCTTGACTTGAATGTGAACTGGAGTTGACTACATAAAATTCTTTTAGAATTGGTTAAAGTAATAAAGGTATTGCACCCAGGTACATGCACTCTTCAGGAAGCGAAACACCTCCACTTTTCATGTtctcaaaacaacaaaataggATCATTGTATCTTACAATAATCTATTCACCTCTCCATCCAAGTAAGAACTCCAATCTACCAATAAGAGAGAGTATATATTCATATGTAAATATACTTACGGGGACTATTATTTCAGACTCCCCACATCTTCTACCCTTAAGGACTTTGTTGATTGTCTCATGGGATAAGGTATTCTAGCCTGATAACCTGCTCctaataaatcattatttattttatctaatattttttctatgatgGTGCTATGACAAATATCATCATATGAATAGGAAGGCGACGAAGGTATTGTTGGTGATGATTGGCTACCCCTATTTCTAATGGCATTTTAGTTGCCATATAATGTTCTCATAATGACATCTATTGACAAATAATGTTCTCCTAAACCACTAAACCACTCAGCTGCAtctaacataatttaaaataaaaggaatggtGACTCACCCACAAATAAAAGAATGCAAGTATAGATAATAATTGCATGAACTCCCaataataaaatgtaatttattattatggTATACTAACATGGTATGAGAGTCAAGTTATACTATGTGAAGAAAAAACTCAAGCAAGAACTGTTATACTAAATGAACTCatgaatcacaagaaaaatTGTTTCTCCTAGTTCTAGCTCTTTTTGGCCAGTCTAGCTCCAAACAAATAAACATCGATACTGACACAAGAAGTTACAAGACCAGTACACTAGGTTCGCTAACACttatgtttctcctggtttcaATTATAGTTGTAGCTCCAAAAAAGATTATAACAAATGTTACAACTCTAAGAGATGCAAGCTTTGCAAGTGGGTATTATGTGGTTCACAACTCCTATGTAATAGTACAAAAATTTGTAAGCTAAAAAGTTGtgttaaaggaagaaaaaggattGGAGTTTTTGGTTAGTTTTCTTTATGAATGCACATGTATTACATGCTCTCCAATATAGACTTTATACATCAAGTGTACCTAATGAATGCACTATTAGCGCTAGCTCAACCTGTGTGAATGCACTGAGATGGCAAAACAATGAGGCTGGAACCAGAAATCAGCGATGCACATGAATTCACAATGCATGATTTAAGGGCTCCATATGCTGCATGAACCATCCATGGAATAAGCCTTGAAAGGCAACATTAAAAGCATTGGAAGAGTGCATTTTCACCAGCATTCCCAAGATTCTGAACCTTGCAAAAACCCATGGACAAGACATGCATTCACGAGTGCCTCACAAGCCAATGGCCAACAGCCAACAGCCAACAATTGTCCTTTTCCTAGCAAGACATGCAAACTGACATGTAATGTCATGAGCAAAAACAAGGCTCCAATGCATGCATTGCTACTAACACTACTTGTTGGAATGGCTCCACATTTCTATTGTCTTAACATATGGCCACCATGACTCCACGACTCATCATGCAGGGCAAAACTCGAAGCAATTACCCGACAAGGCCATGCTTTCTGTAAGCAAAGTGCCAAACCCGTGACTCCTGACTCTTATATCCACCCACACATCTTGACTCTTTCACGTCTTGCCCCACCTTTGCACCATGACATTACCATGTGAGCATTTCTTCACGAGTGTATAGGAAAACATTACTCATCTTACGAATAAATTACTCTTGTCATGGGTGAGTCATTTTGCCATGAGATAGCAGAAGGAATGGGGGGCAAATgatgaatataaatataaaaaattttgatttttgggaCGCGTCAAAATGACCAGCAACCCAAACGACCAGCCTCCCTAGTTGTTTGGTTCGTGCCCAAACGACCAACCTCTACGGTCCAAACAACTAGACATAGCTCGACCAAAGTTTCTCTCTCtacattttctcttttctatctcctttatttttacataaatttcaataattttttatttttcatacaaaaatacTAACCGCACACTTGCAAGTTCTAATGCCCAATAACATAACCAAATTAAACGTTGTTTTCTATAACTAATCAGCTACTTATTTCACAAGTTAAGCATCTTGGCAGGCCTAAGGCTTTTACCATCCTTGTAGACATCATATTAGCCACCTTTACAGAAGAGCTACGCTAGCATTATCACCTTACTATAAAGAGTGACGCttcatttttatctttccaAGGTAAATCTTCAAGGTAAGTCATAGGATAAGATGTATAAGTACCCCACTGCCCAACCATTAAGAGCAGATCACTCAACTCCCTACAACACACAAACACATGTTTTTGCTCACAATTTCTGCATCATtcgatcatttttcttttccttgttcaTCATTCCTATTAAACTCTTTCACTAAACTGACTTAAGCATCATAGGATCCCCTAACACACAAAATAGGACTTTGTTTTGCAGGTTACATCCCTTCCAGAACTACTCAATCCATTGTCAGTCATGGAAAGCCCAAGAAAtactttgaagttttttttatgacttcaTCATGtaacaattaaatatattagtcCACTACAAAAGCTAGACTCAATTATTCCTgacaaaaaatcatcaaatcctAAGAATTTATAATCCCTAAGAACCATAAGTATCATAGTATTAAGGCTTTCATTGGATAAAGACTTTAACACCTCCTTAAACTAATTATATGTGGATGTagttgtgtttctttttgtaatGGTTGAGGGATGTTTAGGACAAAAGTATAATGGTTTCATAATCATTGAATAAAGGAAAATTTCCTTTTAAAGGTGTAAtacatttttttgaaaaaaactaaccTAATACGATCATAGAATTTTTGTAGACCATTTTAGGGATTTCCTAAATGTCtattgttttgggaattttatatatttattttctcttggtTGATCACCCTAATTCCAGTGATATTTGAGTTTGAGGTTCCAGTGATATTTGAGTTTGAGATTGAAGCCGGTCTAAAGTATGAAGacattttaaattgtttgtttGAGCTAAACTAGTATTAAGGTCTTCTTTAATCATGTTTCACTTACACAGTACGAGCTAAACCAGCAATTTTTACTATCAAGACCACTCCTATGAACTCAGTTCTatcatttttgaaaataaaaaatgaacagtTGAAAATGGATCTTCCATACCTATCCCTTTAAAATTGAACTCCacagtctatatatatatatatatatataagaggtAGATAAAATCAATAGTGAACAACTTGAATAAATAGCAATTGATTTTAGGAAAGGTTTACAATACAACTTTCgaattcaaatattatatttttgaagtttAGGTAAAAGAGTAGAAATAATTACCCTCCATCCAGATGCTCTTTGAATATCCTGTCAAATGCACGACAAAGTTCCAAGATGGTGTATAATTGGGCCTAAAGCACAAAACATCAATCATACACTCAGAATAAAATGGATGTCAGCAAGGAATGACTGGGAAAGAAATAAGCTACTTACCCCTGCATCAACAGCAATAGGCCTACCCAGATGGTCCAATTCTGATTCAAGCTCGTCAATACTATTGTTAATCGTGGATGTGATACTTGGTATACGAGCTCTAATTACAGACTCTAAATTCTGAAAGCAAAGTCACGTCATTAAAATgattccctatttttttttcttaattttcttaaagGAAGAAGTGCTAGAGTtaatacaacataaaaaaatatcaaaccttTGAGAGAAGTTTTGCAAGATATTCTGAACCCATTTTACTGGCTAAATGCCCATAATCAGGACTAGTTGCAAAGTATTCGCGCTCCTTGCGCCTAGCCACAATCATGTCAACGTTCTTATTGATGTCGGCTTGGGACCGGTTCACAATTCCAACCCAAGGATGCTGCAGCCGATATGATCTTCCTTCGAGAACCTTATGTCCGAacagcaaataaaatttttattcctTGGTTATGAAACAAgtgattttatataaataactaCATAGAAGTTTTTTTGCGAGTGCGCGTGTTTGTAAGAGAGAGAGGTGGAGATTACATCTAATGCATTGGTTCCTTTGTCCATCAAATCCAACTTGGTCAGCACCCCAAAGGTTCGTTCTCCTGTGCAAGTTATGAACAAGAATATTTCagggaaaattaaaacaaacaacaaagagTTTCCAGTAACCTACAGAGCTCAGGCACTCAGCTATATGAGAACATATGTACCTGTGGGATCCACTTCCCTACAAAGTTTGATAGCATCTGAAGTCGCTATATCTTGATTGGCTGGAGATATTGCTAGTATAAGACAATTTGGCTGCAAACATTTAGCATGATCAGTTAGAACATAAAACATGCAAGACAAAAGATCTTACATGGACACAAGAATATTGTGCATTTCTTATCTTTATCATGCATCTATGCAATTCATTGCAGAATCAAAAGTCCTAAACTGCTAAGGGACATGTTCAAACACATTTTCGCACCAGGGAATTTCATTTAACGCTTAAATTCCAGCAAGAAATGTCAAAATATAGTGGATGCGTCCTATTTTTGAAAGTCTTACCAGTCCCTTGGGCCATAAAAGACTCGGATATAAAACATGTAACGCAAGATAGAGACTAGAATAATTAAGCATGGTTCATCATGCAGCCATGTTTAAAATACCACGACAGTTTGACTACATTctgtttgaaagaaaataaaaccctCCCAAATGACCATGATTGCACAGAAATGCATCGTTTCCcagttaaaaaatgaaatgctaAAGCATCATTACCTTCGCAACATAACTGTGGACCATGGCCTCAATGTCTCGAACAATACTTTCAGGTTGTCCATCTTAAGATTAACACATTTGTTACCATTCATTGCTTATagataaaatacaaaatgatcAATTAAAGCAAAAACATACCAACAGCAACTTTTGTTAAACCAGGTAAATCAATCAGGGTTAAGTTGACAACTGCAAAACAAAGCAAATCAAGTAAACtgtaaattcaaaaatcaagacAGACAACAACATAAGAAAACACCACAGCTCAAGATTAATGCATGAATGTTTAAGCTGCGTTTTGTAATGCAATTGGAAAGTGCTATTTAAAATGCATTTGGGgcaaaaaaaacatcacaaaaaaGCTCTTGCACctcattaacaaacacacaataagattaaataaaaatgacagaAATAATCACACACCGTATGGAGAGTAGATGCTGAGATGGATAGGAACAGGAGAAATCTGTTTGGTTTTCCCTGTGACTCTATCAGTTTCATCCTGAATTTCCTTGCGCACCACAGCTACATATAGGGGgggaacaaagaaagaaaggaaaaacaacagTTCAGCgtcaattttgtcaaatttacaagaaaataagTAGAAATGAAACAAGTAATAGCGCATAACAAACATACAAAAATCAGTGAATCGTTGTTTCGGTAGATGAAGAAATTCAGCATATTCTTGTGATCCATCCTCAGTTTTATGTAGCTGCAGCACCAGAGGCCTCCTTGTCACAATCCctgcaattaattaaaattaaaagagaaaaacacaaaaaaaacactttaagaaCAAACATTTTgtataaactaataaaagaggaaaaaacagAAAGGATCAGACCTGATCCTCTGGGAAGAAAGTCTCGACCGACAATGCTTTCCAAGACTGAAGATTTTCCTGAACTCTGATGTTCTCAGCAcgcaaaaatccaaaatcaaatcaCAATTTTATCCCCAAAATATATCGCCTTGTCTCTCTCTGCAACGATTCCCCTAAATTCTCTCAAATTTCTTTCTAACTAGAAAAACTTCAAACGTTGCCGCTAAATTACttagttgaaaagaaaacataagagaagaaagagcGTCTTGTTACCTGTCCACCAACGACGGCTACAGAAGGGAGAGCTTCCCAAAGGGAAGAGAAAGCGTTATCATCGCCACCGTAGTCTCCGAGAACTGTACAGGCTCTCTGGATTCTATTTACCAGCCCTATCAAGCTCTCCAtggttgtcatctttgaaaaaaaaagactaaaataaaCTGAATTTTGTTTCTCTAGAACAAGTAAGAGCAGCGAGAGAATTTTCAGCTCAGGAAGGAGCGAAGAAGGACAGCAGTTGCTCTGGACTTCAAAC is part of the Populus trichocarpa isolate Nisqually-1 chromosome 2, P.trichocarpa_v4.1, whole genome shotgun sequence genome and encodes:
- the LOC7453905 gene encoding phragmoplastin DRP1E isoform X2; amino-acid sequence: MDHKNMLNFFIYRNNDSLIFLWCARKFRMKLIESQGKPNRFLLFLSISASTLHTPNCLILAISPANQDIATSDAIKLCREVDPTGERTFGVLTKLDLMDKGTNALDVLEGRSYRLQHPWVGIVNRSQADINKNVDMIVARRKEREYFATSPDYGHLASKMGSEYLAKLLSKNLESVIRARIPSITSTINNSIDELESELDHLGRPIAVDAGAQLYTILELCRAFDRIFKEHLDGGRPGGDRIYGVFDNQLPAALRKLPFDRHLSLQNVKRVVSEADGYQPHLIAPEQGYRRLIDSALNYFRGPAEASVDAVHFVLKELVRKSIAETQELRRFPSLQAELAGAANQALERFREGSKKTAIRLVDMESSYLTVDFFRRLPQEVDNGGNPASSTVDRYTEMHFRRIGSNVSSYVGMVSETLKSSIPKAVVHCQVREAKHSLLNHFYTQIGKKEGKQLSQLLDEDPALMERRQQCAKRLELYKAARDEVDSVSWAR
- the LOC7453905 gene encoding phragmoplastin DRP1E isoform X1, with amino-acid sequence MTTMESLIGLVNRIQRACTVLGDYGGDDNAFSSLWEALPSVAVVGGQSSGKSSVLESIVGRDFLPRGSGIVTRRPLVLQLHKTEDGSQEYAEFLHLPKQRFTDFSVVRKEIQDETDRVTGKTKQISPVPIHLSIYSPYVVNLTLIDLPGLTKVAVDGQPESIVRDIEAMVHSYVAKPNCLILAISPANQDIATSDAIKLCREVDPTGERTFGVLTKLDLMDKGTNALDVLEGRSYRLQHPWVGIVNRSQADINKNVDMIVARRKEREYFATSPDYGHLASKMGSEYLAKLLSKNLESVIRARIPSITSTINNSIDELESELDHLGRPIAVDAGAQLYTILELCRAFDRIFKEHLDGGRPGGDRIYGVFDNQLPAALRKLPFDRHLSLQNVKRVVSEADGYQPHLIAPEQGYRRLIDSALNYFRGPAEASVDAVHFVLKELVRKSIAETQELRRFPSLQAELAGAANQALERFREGSKKTAIRLVDMESSYLTVDFFRRLPQEVDNGGNPASSTVDRYTEMHFRRIGSNVSSYVGMVSETLKSSIPKAVVHCQVREAKHSLLNHFYTQIGKKEGKQLSQLLDEDPALMERRQQCAKRLELYKAARDEVDSVSWAR